In the Gemmatimonadales bacterium genome, CTCGCGGACAATCTCCTGAACCGTTACGAGACCGAGCCCGCGATGGTCGGGACCCTTGGTGGTGAAGAAGGGCTGAAAGAGGTTGGCCTTGGTTTCGGCGCTCATGCCGGCGCCGGTATCGGTGACCGTCAGGACCACGTAGGCGCCGATATGTTCGTCGACGTCGCCGAATGCCAGCTGCGGATCGGTTCCGGTGACCGCATGCGTCGAGATCGTCAGGGTTCCGGCTTCGCCGATGGCATCGCGGGCGTTGGCGGCCAGGTTGATCAGGATGTGGCGGAGCTCGCCCGGATCGGCAAGGATGGGTGGCAGTTCGGGCGCGAGGTCGACAATCAGCCGGATGTGGCGCCCGACGACGCCACGGAGAAACTCTTCCCAGTCCGCCACCACGGCATTGAGGTCGGTGGTGCCGCGGGCCGATTCGCGGACGCGGGCAAACTCGAGCACCTCGCGCAGCAGGGTACTGGCGCGCTGCGACGCGGCGAGTACGTCGTTCAGCTCATCGTACGAGAGGACCTGATTACCCAGGCCCGAACGAGCCAGGTTGGCATAGCCGCCGATGACCTGGATCGCTTCATTCATTTCGTGCGCGATTCGATCGGCCAGACGAGCGACGGCATCGAGCCGCTGGGACTGCCAGAGTTGGTGCTCCATCCGTTTTTGCTGGCGGAGGTCGCGGGCCGATCCGATGTAGAGTATATCGTCTTCGTGCGCACCGACGACCGGGACGACGGTCAGTTCGATCGGTACCTCGAGCCCGCCGGCCGTCTGACAGTTCGCTTCACCACGGTAGGACTGGCGCTGGCGCAAGGCGTTGCGGAGCCGCTCTACGACCATCGGCTCCGCCAGAATCGTGATGATCTGATCGATGCCACGACCGATGATGTCGTGCGCGGGTACTCCCACCAGGTTCGCAAACGCCTGGTTCACGAAGCGTACTTGCTCCGCATCGCAGACCAGCAGCGGCTCCGTCGCGTGGATGGCAGCGAGCTCAGCGGCTCGGGCTGTTTCCATGGCGTGGTCCTCGCTTGTAGCGGGTTCTGGAAGGATACGTCCGTCGGCCCCCCGTTGACCAGCATCTCCTCCGTCCAATAGACTTGAGGATGGCATTTTTTGACTCCCGTCACCAGCGGGCCGCAATCGTCCTGGCCCTGCTGTTGGTCGGCATCGTCATAGCGCTCTCGCCCTATACCACGGGGCTTCTTTCGATTCCAGTGCTGTTCGTTGTCTTGGGGCCGGTGCATCGGTGGCTGACCCGGTTCCCTTGGATGCCACCTGGCCCGGCCGCTGGTGCTGTTGTGGTTCTCGCCATCCTGGGTGTGCTGCTGCCCGGTTTTGTCGTCCTGAGCCTCATTGTAGGGGAGGCCCAGAGTATTGCCGGCACGCTGATGACGGGCCCGATTCTGGACCGGATCAGCCGGTTGCAGCTCGGGCCGTTCGATGTCGGCGCCGAGTTGGTCCGTCTGAGCCAGACACTGGTTGCCTGGCTCGGAGGCAATGCGTTGTCACTGCTGGGTACGGTCACTCGGCTCTCGATCAACATCGTTTTGTCGCTCTTCGGCCTCTATTACCTGTTGCTCAACAGTGGTGGCGTCTGGAACGCCGTCCGCCCCGATATCCCGTTCTCTCCTGCCAACACCGAACGTCTTCGGCTCCAGTTCTCGGCGATTGCAATTTCCACGGTGATCGGGACCGGCCTTACGGCTCTGCTGCAAGGGTTGCTCGCGACCCTGGGGTTCGCGATGACCGGCTTATCCAATGCCATCTTCTGGGGCGTGGTTACTGTCGTCTTTGCCGTACTCCCGGTCGTCGGGAGCGGGATGGTCTGGATTCCGGGGGTGCTGGTGCTTGCCTCTGACGGTCGACCCGGTGGCGCCCTCTTCCTCGCTCTCTGGAGCCTGACCGGAACCGCATTGATCGACTATATCTTCCGGCCGCTCGTCTACAGCCGGTTTGCCCAAGTGCACCCGATGATCACGCTGGTTGGTGCGATAGCCGGCATCCGCTACTTTGGGCTGCTTGGTTTGCTGATCGGGCCGCTGGCGTTGTCGTATTTCTTTGCCATTCTCAAGATGTATCGCGAGGAGTATGTGCCTGCAGGTGCGGAAAGCGGCTTTACGGCCGAACACACCGTCGTTCTCGTCGACCCGGAAGGAGCCCCGGCGGCGCCTCCTCAGTGACGCGACCATACCATCGCGGCGCCGTATTCTGGTCGTTTGCCGCCATTTATATCATCTGGGGATCGACCTACCTCGGGATCACCTTTGCGATCCAGAGCATCCCGCCATTCGTGCTGGCGTCGAGCCGGTTCATCCTGGCCGGCGGGGCGCTCTATCTCTGGGCCCGCTATCGCGGTGAACCCAACCCCTCGCTTCGGGTCTGGGGTACCGCGCTTGTCATGGGGTCGCTGTTCTTCGTCATGGGCAACGGCCTGGTGGTCTGGGCTCAGCAGTATGTCCCGTCCGGGCGGACGGCCCTGCTGGCGTCGACCACACCGATCTGGGTCGCGATCATGGAAAGCGCGCTCGACCGCTGGCGGCGGCCGCCGGGCCGGGTGCTTGCGGGTGTCGTGATGGGGATGATTGGGCTGGTCCTGCTGGCCTCGCCTAACGTCGGAGAGCGGGCGTCTGAGGCGGTACCGCTGCTCGGGGTTGCTGCCTTGGTCCTGGCGGCGATCGGCTGGGGCGGGGGCTCGGTCATGGCGCATCGGCGTCGCCTGCCGACCAGCCCGAGCATGGCGACCGGCATGATGATGATCGGTGGTGGAACGCAGCTGGCGCTGGTTGCCTGGGGGTCGGGAGAACTGAGAAGCTTTTCACTGTCGCACGTCACCGCTGCGTCCTGGGCCGCGTACTTCTACCTGATACTGTTTGGCAGCATTATCGGCTTTACGGCCTTTACCTATCTGCTCTCCGTTACCACGCCCCAAGCGGTCGGCACCTCGGCGTACGTCAATCCGCTGGTTGCGGTGTTTCTGGGATGGTCGCTCGTCGGAGAAGTGGTGACCACCAAGATGATGACGGGAGCGGCGGTCAGCCTGCTCGGTGTGCTGTTGATACGCTGGCCCGAGAAGCCTGCACCGCCCGAGGTCGAGGCCGGGGTCTTCGAGACGGGAGAGTTTCCGGTGCCGGAGTCGCCGCCGCGGTAGCACGGGTGTGACGCCGGTGGGGAGAGGGAGTCTCCGGGGGTGCCGCAGCGCGACATGACCGGAAACGAAAGCGGGGCCGTCGGCTGACGGCCCCGCTTTCTACTGCTTGAAGCTACCGGCTTACTCGCCCGGGCGCCCGATCCGGCTCACGCCAGCAGGGCCAGACTCGGCGCAGGTGCCAGCCGCTTCGGGTTCGGCAGTTTCGATCTGCGAAACCTCGACCCGACGGTTCTGAGCCATGCCGTCTTCGGTCTCGTTGGTCGCGACCGGGCGGCACTCACCGAACGACCGGACCACGGTGCGATTCCGCGCCACTCCGCGACGGACCAGCTCGCGCTGGATCGTCTCGGCGCGGCGCTGACCGAGCCAGTTGTTGTAGCGAACCGTGTTCCGCCAGTCGGTGTGACCATCGATGTAGACCCGGAGGCTCTGGTCGGCCTTGAGGGCCTCAGCAACCTGATCGAGGGACATCCGGTCGACCTGACTCGCTTCGCTGTACCGGTTGGTGCCGAACATGGCGCGCAGCGTCACATTCAGGCCCCGGACCGTGGCCGTGGCGCGATCGGAGCTGCCGGAGCAGGTCGCGGTAACCTGATACTCGCCGCTGCGGCTCCAGCTGTAGGTCCAGCCCGACGCCGTCGGGTTGCCCTGCGCAGAGACCGAGCACTCGTCGGCGCGCATGGCGCGGCTGTTGCCGTCAGACCAGTACCCGGTAACCGTGTAGGTCGCCGACTCGCCCGGCTTGAGGGTCGAGGTCTTCGGGTTGATCTCGACGCGCGAAAGCGTCGGCGGCGGGGGGGGCGGCGGCGGAGCCGTCACCGTGACCGTCGAGGTGTCGGCCAGCTTGCCGTTCAGCGTCCGCGCAATCACCTGGTAGGTGCCGGCATTGGCTGAGCTGAAGACGCCGTTCGGACCGATGGTGCCGGCCGGCGAGACCGAGTAGGTAACCTGCGGGGTCGTCGACGATCCGTCGCAGAGGCGGCCGGTCACATTGAAATTGACCGACTGACCGGTCTGCACGCTCGCCGTGTTCGGGAGCAGGTCGATCGCATCGAGCCGGCTGGTGCAACGCGGATTCGGGAAGATCGACAGCCCAAGCTGCGCACCGAGATGCACGTTGCTGCTCGGGGCCGCTTCGACCGGGCCGAGAGCAACGACCTCGGCCTTCGCGTTGGCCGGGCTCGGCATGTAGTCAGCCGTGCCATCGAGCCGCAAGGACAGCCAGTTGTTGACCTTGAAGCGGAAGCCCGCCAGGCCGCCAACGCTGAAATCATTGCCGGAGATGGTCTTCACGGCGGTGTTCGGCGACTCGCCGTAGCGGTTGATGCCGACGCTCGGTCCGATCAGGAACGACGCCTTTTCGCCTAACGGCGCGTGGAAGAGGCCACGAAGATGGAAGGGCCAGTAGCGGATCGGCGAACTCACCTGACCGACGAAATAGTTCTCGAGGTCAGTGGCGTTGAATGATCCGTCCAACTCGAGAGAGAACTTGGGTGAGAAGAAGTAGCCGAGAC is a window encoding:
- a CDS encoding response regulator; amino-acid sequence: METARAAELAAIHATEPLLVCDAEQVRFVNQAFANLVGVPAHDIIGRGIDQIITILAEPMVVERLRNALRQRQSYRGEANCQTAGGLEVPIELTVVPVVGAHEDDILYIGSARDLRQQKRMEHQLWQSQRLDAVARLADRIAHEMNEAIQVIGGYANLARSGLGNQVLSYDELNDVLAASQRASTLLREVLEFARVRESARGTTDLNAVVADWEEFLRGVVGRHIRLIVDLAPELPPILADPGELRHILINLAANARDAIGEAGTLTISTHAVTGTDPQLAFGDVDEHIGAYVVLTVTDTGAGMSAETKANLFQPFFTTKGPDHRGLGLVTVQEIVREASGLLWIRSYPGQGTAVEIHFPALPGRSATIESTPVSIPAGHGQETILLVDDDTAVLKVAQRGLERYGYQVLTAESAAQATAIAAERGSEVALLVTDIMMPGQRGTDLARELLGDWPHLRVLFISGYPGEGTLDQLRKMPYLSKPFTSEELANAVRSVCDA
- a CDS encoding AI-2E family transporter; the protein is MAFFDSRHQRAAIVLALLLVGIVIALSPYTTGLLSIPVLFVVLGPVHRWLTRFPWMPPGPAAGAVVVLAILGVLLPGFVVLSLIVGEAQSIAGTLMTGPILDRISRLQLGPFDVGAELVRLSQTLVAWLGGNALSLLGTVTRLSINIVLSLFGLYYLLLNSGGVWNAVRPDIPFSPANTERLRLQFSAIAISTVIGTGLTALLQGLLATLGFAMTGLSNAIFWGVVTVVFAVLPVVGSGMVWIPGVLVLASDGRPGGALFLALWSLTGTALIDYIFRPLVYSRFAQVHPMITLVGAIAGIRYFGLLGLLIGPLALSYFFAILKMYREEYVPAGAESGFTAEHTVVLVDPEGAPAAPPQ
- a CDS encoding EamA family transporter, producing MTRPYHRGAVFWSFAAIYIIWGSTYLGITFAIQSIPPFVLASSRFILAGGALYLWARYRGEPNPSLRVWGTALVMGSLFFVMGNGLVVWAQQYVPSGRTALLASTTPIWVAIMESALDRWRRPPGRVLAGVVMGMIGLVLLASPNVGERASEAVPLLGVAALVLAAIGWGGGSVMAHRRRLPTSPSMATGMMMIGGGTQLALVAWGSGELRSFSLSHVTAASWAAYFYLILFGSIIGFTAFTYLLSVTTPQAVGTSAYVNPLVAVFLGWSLVGEVVTTKMMTGAAVSLLGVLLIRWPEKPAPPEVEAGVFETGEFPVPESPPR
- a CDS encoding OmpA family protein: MRRILLLAGALATYAVPTLAQEKGTIEIGGFGRFTKYDGSFSTSNKSENSFGGGGRLGYFFSPKFSLELDGSFNATDLENYFVGQVSSPIRYWPFHLRGLFHAPLGEKASFLIGPSVGINRYGESPNTAVKTISGNDFSVGGLAGFRFKVNNWLSLRLDGTADYMPSPANAKAEVVALGPVEAAPSSNVHLGAQLGLSIFPNPRCTSRLDAIDLLPNTASVQTGQSVNFNVTGRLCDGSSTTPQVTYSVSPAGTIGPNGVFSSANAGTYQVIARTLNGKLADTSTVTVTAPPPPPPPPTLSRVEINPKTSTLKPGESATYTVTGYWSDGNSRAMRADECSVSAQGNPTASGWTYSWSRSGEYQVTATCSGSSDRATATVRGLNVTLRAMFGTNRYSEASQVDRMSLDQVAEALKADQSLRVYIDGHTDWRNTVRYNNWLGQRRAETIQRELVRRGVARNRTVVRSFGECRPVATNETEDGMAQNRRVEVSQIETAEPEAAGTCAESGPAGVSRIGRPGE